The genomic stretch ccaATGAATTAGGTATGCaattaaaaaagtagaaaaagaacaaactaaaaacttttatttaagtACTAAATTGGAAAGCCTAAAAGTTAAAgttgagattaataaaattgagtgcaaaaaaatcattgaatttaTAAACAAAACTAGGAGTTGGTCTTATGAAAAACCCAATAAAGCagataaactattggttaatttgttttaaaaaggagaagagggggcagctaggtggcgcagtggataaagcactggccctggagtcaggaggacttgagttcaaatccgacctcaaacactagctgtgtgactgggcaagtcacttaaccccaattgcctcaccccaaaaccaaaaaaatgaaagagaagaaaaccaaatcacaaatatataaaaaagaaagatgatccactagtaaagattaaattaaatgaattatatggagttattttgcccagttatatgtgaataaattaaacatttaagtgaaatggaagaatacttataaaactataaatttctTAAATTAGCAGAAGAGGGAATACACAGCTAAATgcacctattttattttttttaaattttatttatttatttatttatttatttatttttccccagggtcacatggctaaaaagtgtcaagtgtgtgagcctggatttgaactcaagtattcctaaatccaaggccagtgctttatctactgtgccacctagctgcaaaacacttactttagaaaaagaaattcaacaggCCATAAATCAGCTTTGTAAGAGAAAAACACCAGGGACACATgaattttacaagtgaattctatcaaacattggAAGATCAACTAATTCAATGATAAATagattatttggaataataggcaaagaagggttCCTACTAAACTTCTTTTGGGAAATAAATATGATGCTTCtctctaaaccaggaagagtagaaacagagaaagaaattcatagaccaatttcattaatgaatttggataaaaaaatcctaaataaaatattagctaaaAGATTGCAACAATATGTTATAAAGGTTATATATTATGACCAAGTGgtatttataccagaaatgcatgGATGGTttcacataaggaaaactatgaacatgattgattatagaaataataaacattttgaaaaattgaaTGATTACATCATTCTGTGCCAGACCTATGGGACCTGAAACTACTGAGGGAAGAGTGAGCAGTACAGGAATCAAATGGAGGCTGAATGATATGGATATTCTTCAGGAGATTGTTGTTcaaggtgtgtgtgtgagtgtgttttgTAGTGTGTCTTGAGTAAGTATGTTGTGATGTGTGTGGTGTGTGAGGTGAGTGCCCTTTCCCTGCTTTGGTTTCATTAGGGTGAGCCCTGTCATGTAACACACTTGCAATACTTTCCCATACACAAGGACCTTTTCAGGAACTGGGTCATGCAGAGTGAAAGAGACATTGGAATAGAGAGTTACAGAAacatagagacacagagattCAAAGAGAATGAGACCTGGACAGATTGGAAACCACAGGGATGCTGAGTCCTACTCTTGACCTTTAGAGGCAAAGAAATCTTTAGCTCAGCTTTTATgatgggagtgggagggggaaaaggtgggGAATGGAGGGGACACAGAGCTGAGCTGGAATCTCCTCTTGTTTTTCAGCCAAGtgactttgtgactccatctagggttttcttggaaaagatactggagtggcttgccatttctttggttagcttattttacagatgaagaaactgaggcaaatggttcagtgacttgtccatgattacacagctgataaatgtctcaggtgagatttgatctGAGGCCCTAGAGTTCTATCCTTTGTACTGCCCATCTGCTTGGCATATgctaggtgcctaataaatgcttgttgatcactTACAATTCAGACTCCAGGCACCAACATAAAAGATGGTAGGGGGAATCTTAGTTTCCCTCCCAGGGAGGTTAGAAGGGGGCTGCAACTGCACTTGGGACAGAGGGTTTATTTCAATGGGTCCTGTGTCTTAACCTCAGAATGAGGTCTCTGAGCTGTTGGTGTGGGGGTTGTCCCTCAAAACACCTTCCAACTCCTGCTCATTTCCCAGGGCCCTCTGGAGGATCACCTTGAGGGACTCTCTCCTTCTATGCCTTTGTCTGCCCAGGAAGAAGTAAATGATGGGGTTCACACTGCTGTTCACACAGGCCATGAGATGAGCAAGCCAATAATGCATGGAAATTCTGCTCAAGTATTCTATGAAAAACCTGATCTCCAAGGGCAGGCCACAGACCAGGAACACAAGGacagtgagcaggaccaggaggtAGAGCCTGGGAGGGTGCCTGCGCTGGGAGCTGCACTGGACCCTCAGCAGCAGAGTCAAGCTGGACACGCAGAGGACACAGGTGAGGAGGACGAACCACACGAATTCAATGATGAATAAGATGTGAATGAAATATTGatatttaataagaaaataaacGATAAAATATGCTACCCAGAACAGACCAtgcagagtccagaggacagcgCACACAGCAGCAGACATGCGCTTGGGGCGGTGACATCTGTACCAAATAGGGAAGAGCACAGATAGACAGCGCTCGGTGCTGATCACGGCCAACAGGTTTAAAACCACAGCGTAGGACATAAGTTTGATGTAGAGAACTACCTCATATGAGAAGGAATTATCTAAATACTTAACCAATCGATGTATGGAGATCAGAAAGGAGCAACAAAGGAGGAGGGTGTCGGCTGCAGCCAGATTGAGGATGTAGACAGAGAAGGGTGTCCTCTGAATGTGGAAGCCCAGAAGCCACAGGACAATGCCATTCCCCACCATCCCAACCAGGGAAATGGCCAGAGAGAGAATATCCATCCAACCCGCTAATTCATCCCCAGAAACTGAACTCCCATTTGTGCTTCTATCTGTTGTGATGTCATTGACATATTCCGGCTCCCCAGATGTGGGGGACACGGCCATGGTGGTTGGTCTCAGCCTCAGGAAGCCCTGCTCTTCTCAGAAgctctggagacacaaagacaagtAAGAGCATCAGGGACTTTTCAAAAAATTTACTCCCCCCTTTCTCAGGAGTTAgagcctcctcttcccccctccctttctcttggcgaccactaggtggcgccacagtgcacactcactgggcctagagtgagaaatgaatttaaaaaatccaatctcagacacttattgagAGAAACgtttatttctctcatattaataaccTACTTTTCAATGAAGATGAaggttttctctttctatttcctcattcagaaaccaGCTCCCTGTAGGTTATTCAGTCGGTccctgaaggacattgctgatgaATGAGATTGCCCAAATGCTTGGGGCACATGCTTTTTGACCTTGGGTGGGACCTCACCCAACTGGAAGACCTTAGAAAGACAATCCGATGTAGGTGGAATTCTTACCCCACCATGGTTCATTGTTCATTGACTGGGTTCAGCTAGCTGGAGGTAGCTGAACCTCATCATGCCCTCAGCAGGGGGAGCTGCAGGCTTTCAGCCCACCTCCTTGTCCACCCCACCTCATTGATTGTTaactaatcagagttgatttccaccctCAGGCACTCCCTCTTTTCCAAAGACTTTTTAAGCATTGGATGTTTTTCAGGGGTGCATCATTGGCTTTCATGAGGGGCACTGACCTCaatctattaattatttattagccACAGTTactaaattgattattaattaaccATAAATTATGTTTCTCAGACTTTTCATCTAtcacactacctgtgtgaccctggacaagtcacttaacagctgtCTCTCTCAGGTTCCACAATTGTAACATGAGGCCATTAATggcaccaacctcacagggtcCTTCAGAGACCCTGTGttgagaataatatttgtaaagtgtttaacactGTGCCTGACATATCGTAGGCCCTTACACAAAGCttgcttccttctcccctttccccctttctcttgtcATGATGAGAGCATGTGGTATAGAGATGATGTCTGGGGGTGCTCTAGGCTCTCCTGTCTTCTCTGACCACACTCCAACTtacccttcatttttttctctcttttgctcttCCTTTAGTACATGGGGCTTTGGCTACTCCTACAGCCTCTGTGGAGAGGCCTTAGGGTGGGCCAAAGCACTTAATTCAGTGCAACGtacatttatttatccatctaatatatgtgtgcatgcatttcTTTATGTACTCCTTTATAattcataaattcattcattcatttatttatattttaaattttatatcaataactttttctttcacataatttttgttgttcaatttgCAGTCCTTCACATAGAGTCAATTATTTAAAATcaaagtataaaaaaagaaaaggaaaaatactttaGCACAGCTATCATATGAACTAACTCCAGCAGGTTAGGACACAGTGTGCCACACCCTGGCACTCACCtgtagaaaggagggaaggaaatgcaACCATCTCTTCACTGGTTTTCTGTGCCAAAGTGCAATAAACACTTGCTGAATACTGCTTCTTTTGAGACACTGGGCCCAGAATAATTTCCAcccttgggaatacaaagacaaggaaACTGTCCCTGCCTTGAAGTAGCTGATGCTCTAGTCAGAGTGGTCAGAGAGGAGGAGGCAGCAGCATCAGGTGCTCACCTCAAACCAGGTCATTGACCAGCACAGAACATGACTAAGTACAGGTGTCAGGACTGTTGATTGCTGTGCCTCCAGCTCCTCTTCCTTGAGAAATGATGTTTTAGGGACAGATGTCTGTGAGAGGGTGGGTCTGTTCATCCAGACTGAGAATAGGAGACAATCAAGGAGATATGGGATCCACTGAGCCAGAGGCTGGGCCTGGAGGATAAGCAACAAGAATTTTCACACCTTTGGGGTGTAGGGGCTTCAGAAGCACCCCAAAGAAAACTATCTCTGCTGGGGACCGTACTGAAAAGTGTCTGAAGGTTGGGGGCTGCTCCTTGCCTCAAAGCGGGGGGAAAAACATTGGAATAAAGCAGCAGAAACTTCTATGCCCCCACCCATCCCCCAGACTGACCAGTTTTCCAGCTGTGCACATGGAGGGCATCAATGTAAATTTATAAAGAAAGGGTTCAACTCACAGAGAAATCTTCAGCAGGTCCAAGGATGACAAAGAATTACAAACAACCTTTAGAAAGAgaacttccctttctcctctctaggttCCTGGTGACTCCAGTGTCTGGTCCTGTAGTTGGTGCCTGTATCTGTTGTCAGAAATCTCCTGGGCAGACACTGGGCAGATGAAAGGTGGGCTTGGAGCAGGATGCAGGACAGTTCCTTTCTTACCCTcatatttccttccctcttctcccaatcCCATGGGCCTAGCAAAAGAGATTTTCTGTTTGCTTTCAGGTTTATGAGTTTCCCAAACACTGGCCTCAGAAGTGGAACTCCCCAAAGCCTTCAGGCTCAGATAAAGCTTCATTAATGGTGCTTCTCTGGTAAAGACTTCAATTCTCTGTAAACACCAACCTGTACAGCAGAGCATTACAGGAATTACTCATTTGGCCCATTATCTCCAATCCACTGGTCTTTCCCATTATCCTTGGATACTTATCAGTCATGGTTCCTTCAATTTAAGGAAGAAATGTCCACTGTGGGCTACCTGGGTTCATTAGCTCCCTTTCTTGCTCTCAGAatttatttgaaagtgaaattggGTATTCTCCTGTTGGTCCATCTTTCCATGTAGATCCAAGAGACTCAGATTTCCCTGGGCTACAGGTGGGTATAGGGGTGAGGCTTGGATTGGCAGGAGCCCTGGATTTTAAGGTTCTAATAAGGATAAAGTATGTTCACTTATGAaaactcacacacatatatgcttattAATTCACAAGATATTATATTGTTACacaacatatataattatattgaaCATATAGgaatgcacacatatattcatacaatATATTATGCATAGTCATATCCACTTTCATACATTCATATACTTCCATTTATGTCGGGCACCCTTAACTTAGGTTCCATGAATAATTTTTGGGTGCTCTATAAAGTTGGGGGGGGCAtttacctttattttcactaacctctagtTGAATAGCAGTATTTTTTTCCATCAAGAAATTATTCTTAAGAGGAGGAATCCATAGGCATTATTGGACTAGAGAAAAATATCCATAAGACAAAGATGCACATGTATATTCACGTGTAAGCATCTTTATGTACATAGGTCCACATATAACTATAGTactattatttatatacatgctaCACACTTGTATACATCTACTACTGAATATATGTATTCTTGGgctatctaggtggtgcagtggataaagcacaggtcctggattcaggaggacctgagttcaaatccagcctcagacacttgacactgactagttgtgtgaccctgggcaagacacttaaccctcattgcccctcaaaaaaagcagaaacaaaaaccAGATATTTCTATTATCGTAGTCATCCAGATTTGAAAACTTAGTGCCATCTTTGATTCCTCCCTCCACCTCACTCCTAGATCAAATAAGTTGCCAACTTCATTCAATTCTGAATGTATGTAAGTATTCTTGTACACTTGCCTCTGCCACCATCTCTCATGCAGACAAGCAAAGATAAGGATGGCAGGGGAGTCATAACCAACACgtgtcttctcattctctttaggGTGTCCCGTCTTGtccttatctttccttcctttccaatatCACCTTTAGGCAGGGATCCCCAGTGACAGAGAGATGGGGTTATTGTTCCACAGTCATTTGATATCCACAACACTATATTCTTGGGAAATATGCTTACAAAGTGCATcatgaaataattaatagagtaGTGTGCTTGATCCCAGGGGAGATTTGGCCTTGAATCCTGCCCCAACACTGCAtttctgggtgactttgggcaccCAGTCACTTTTCCTGTCTTAGCCTCAATTTACTCTTCAGTCAAATGGAGCTTCATCCACCAAGAAGCATTTTGTGAAGCACCTACTAAGAGCCAGGAACTTTGCTAGTTGCTGGGGATAAACAGTTTCTTCTCTCAAAGATCTTACAGTAGAATTGGGGATAGTGaaaacacatatattcatatgtctAGAACAATCTAGGCAATAAATATGTGTGAGTTGTGTAAATCTTTAGATATGGTTCAAAGGTCTAGCATATGATCTGAGGTCCAGTGCACATCtgaagggaggaggagatgggCCATCCTGACACTGCCTGTACTTACAAAGACcaacaaaaatagtaaataacAGGTAAGTCATTGTCCAAGCAAAAGTTAACAGAACTCAGAGAAGTTCTAGAGATGAGAACATTACACAGAATGCCCTGAGTCACTGAGCTCTTTGATTCAGAGGGAGATTGGACCTTGGCTAAGATCCGGAGAAGGAATTCTCTCACCCAGGGAAGTCTACTCTTAGCAGGCTCCAGGGCTGAAGGCCCTGGGATTCAAGGGACATAGTGGGCTGGGCTCTCACACcagtttagaactggaagggcctgAGTGTGCCCTCAATCTCTGTCTTTAACCACCCTCTTGGGGGTGCTCTCTTGACTAGTTTCCAGTCCCTCAAGCCCATCCTTCATGGTAGGTATGAAATATCCTGGTCAGCATTCTCTCATCAATTGAGGGCCAGGCCTctcttttttaatgaatgaaaacttattatgtgtcaggcatagAACCTAATTtcatgtataaaatttaaaatctgtAATATGTCACCTTGGTATTGTTTTGGTGTTGACTTGGACTCTTTTTTTATCCCTCACCTCCCAAATTTAATTGGTCACCAAGTGTTGTTAAATCTGCAAAATTATTGCATGTGTACCCaccctcctttctgtctctcaggCCTCTCTTTCAATATAGTGCACACAGCACAAAACAGAGACCTATCTTTTGGGGTATCACTTAAGGGGGTCTTATGTTGAAACTGGGTAAAATACAACACTGGGGTGGAAGGCAGGAGGAATTGGAGGGTGACTCAAGCAGCCAAGGATTGATTGAGCTGAGCCTCAAAGGACATGAGGGATTCAGAGGGATGGAGTtgggagggagtgcattccaagcatgggggatgTCCAGTACAAATGAACAGATGAGAGAGAGCAAGTGagagcaaaggagagaaggaacagagcgggggaaaggaggagacagagagagagagagagggaaagagaagagtgagagcgagagcgagagcgagagcgagagagcgagagctagagcgagagcgagagagagagagagagagagagagagagagcaaggggaaaagaaagagaataaccatttatatagtacctactatatgccaggtgcttacaaatatttttccattttatcctcaccacagccctgtgagggaggtgctattattatcactaattCATAGTTTAGTAAAACGACCTGAGTTTCAGATCTTGTTGaaagcaatctagaattatgctcAGAGTCACTAAACTACctattccctttgacccagcaatactgctactgtatctatctccaaagatgattaggggaaaaggaaaagaacctatgtattctcaaatgtttatagcagttttCTCTGGGGTGGCAAAGAAGTAGGAATTGcagagatgcccattaattggggagtggctgaacaagttgtggtatatgattgtggtggaatactattttaatataagaaaagatgaactcaatgattttagaaaaatatggaaagacttgcatgaaataatgaagagtgaaatgagcagaaccaagataatattatatacaacaacagaaatattgttttgttttgtttttttgcagggcaatgagggttaagtgacttgcccagggttacacagctattaaatgtcaagtgtctgaaggtgtatttgaactcaggtcctcctgaatctaggatcaatgctttatccactgcacaacctagctgcccctcaatattgttttaagaatattttgagagaatgttattttgtctattataaatactcaaacaAACTATAAAAATcacatgaagaaagatgctatctgtattcagagaaagaactgataaatagaagtatgtatagaataattttacattcaTATGCCTATTTATGTCTAATCTTGACATCTTCAGGATGGGGTAGGGGGACAAAAAACATTTCCaccattattttgttttatatttgaaaggaacagaaagttctacatagtagatttgcagtttcatctttttattgtactacgtaatgaaaattttacttttattccataaattaaaaataaaataaagaccaaCAGCAACAAAATGCTTTGCCCAGGGAGAGACCTTTCCTATGATCCCTTTCCTGGAACTAATTACCCTATGGATTACTTAGCATAACAGGAAGGAGATTTTTCAACTCTTAAGTATGCATTAAGTGGTAATGAGAGCTCTCTTTGGCTTCCTTGGCTGAAGCCCTTATTCACCACTTAGGGGTAGTTAGAGGTATTATCCACACCCAGAATGGATGACTTCTGGCTGTAGAAGGCTCCAACTCAAACTTGGTAATTTGCCATAAGTGTTTTCCTCTGAGTTCCCCAACCAGGTTTTTCTCTAGAAACCACTACCTTAGGTCATCTTCAGTATTAGAAAAGCAGAGGGACCTTAAGCCCCATGGGAAGATGCTGCCTAAAAATGCAGAGATTACAGGACAAGCTTTACTTAATGtgattaaaaaacccaacaaatacaacccaaaaggcagaaataatttGTATTTGAATTTATCAATAAATTGAATATTCTTAGACCTTTGTGCCTCAGAttaccttaatttctttttttagagtaaaaaaaaaacaatttattttccccattacatgtgaagacaattttaaactttcatttttgaaaaaaattgagttccaattttttcccctgcCCCACCTTACCCCTCCCTGAAatagtaagtaatttgatataggttacacatgttcaatcatgaaaaacattaccataatagACATTTGTTGAAAGAACACTCagacctaaaggaaaaaaagtatgaaaaaacccacaaaaagtgaaaaataggatgcTATCTACAATCAGACTTCATCAATGgggaacatttttcatcataagtcttttggaattatcttggatcattgtattgctgagaagaactgaATCATTCACAGTGATCTGATCAttgtacagtgttgctgttactgtgtacaatgttctcctggttccactcatTTCACTTCACATCTTTtcctataagtctttctaggtttttctgaattcagcttgctcatcatttcttatggcacagtaacattctgttacaatcatataccacagcttgttcagctattccccaactgatgggcatctcctcaatttccagttctttaccatcacaaaaagagctgctacaaatatttctgtacatataggtcctttctttaggatacagactgaatagtttaccttaatttcaatCTAAATGCTGTCGGGAGGGGATGTTGGTGAAGCTGAAGGCCAAAATGAATGCATCTGGGTGGAAAATGAGGAGCTAAGGAGCTATCAGTGCTGCCCTTTCTCCTCAGAgtgtttctttcaatttctattttaccttctgcttctagaaaatcagggcaatttttcctgacaatttcttggaagatgatgtggaagctctttccttgattatggttttcaggtagacaaataattttcaaattatatctcctggatctatttcccggtcagcagtttttccaagaagatatttcacattgccctctatttttttaattcatttggatttgctttattgtgttttggtttctcataaagtcactagcttctgtttgttcaatcctaattcttaggcaattatttttgaaaggagcttttccatttggcttttcaagctactgacttttttctcatgtctttcctgcatcaccctcatttctctttccatttttttcctctacctctctaactttatcttcaaagtccttttagagCACCTctagggcctgagaccaattcatatttttcttggaagtttttgaTATAAGGGCCCTGACGTTGCcatcctcctctgtctccttagAGTTTTTGGCTCTGGTCTCCAGTCAGAGTGGCAGAAGGTACTGCTGATGTGTAAGTAAGAAGGCTGATTGCATctttcaagatgaggaaatttCCCAATGATGCATTTATTAGGGGAATTATGGAAAAGCCCCCAATTCCAAAGTGAGTTCAGTTGGTTGGGAAATGAGGAGATGCCTGAAGAGATAGTTCTTCTCTCTAttattcttgttcagtcatatctgactctttgtggacCAGGCCATTCTATCCTCCATCttttgaagtctgtccaagttcatgtttattgtttccatgatgATATCTATTCATCTTATCTTCTGCAGTTCCTTTTTCTTGTTGCCTccaatcttttccaacatcaaggtcttttccaatgaatcctgtcttctcattatgtggccaaagtatttaagcatcagcttcaatatttgaccttccattgaatagcctgaatttcttcctttaagtATTGAATAGTTGCTATCTGTGAGGTGGCTAAagttctagctaaactgtctaaaaatctaatgagtggtcaccaataaattagaagctttagcaagagtttagacttttaagcatttattaaggagcatacgaatttggtgaggagagagaaagagaccaagataccttcatctatctatctaagggagccagtgTCTCTGCtctgatttgatctctttgccaTCCAAGGGATTCTCAGAAATCTTGGCCCTGGatgtgtaaggcaattggagttaagtgacttgcccagggtgacacagctagtaagcatctgatgtgtgacttgaacccacatcctcttgactccagggccagtgctcaatccaatgtaccacctagctgccccataggtacCACAGAAGAACATGACAAAGCAAAAAACCTGAATATCATAAGgtaagaaataatataagaaaattgcCAAGAGTTCCTTAACAGAGAAAATGGAATATCAATATTGAAAGAATGCATAGATGGACtttgagggtggggggaaggttgtAAATTCACACACAAGAAATTCTATACATGACCAGGAGAAAGActtttcaataaaaagaaaaggaaatttgcaAAACTATTCTCAATGGATTTTAAAATGCAGAAGGAGAGGTTGGGGGTAGGATAGTGTTCAATGAACCATACATTCATATGAATTAGATAAAGGAAGATAGAATGCAATTATacccatgcacacacatgtgcccATGTATAgacacaaatattttaataaaaatacagtTAACTATAAAAATAAACAGTATATTGAaaagggaagtgtgtgtgtggagagtctaagagggagagaagcagagtTAAAGGAATAGACATCGGCAATAAGAAACTAGAATAGTGGAGGGATAAAGATAAAGATAGGcctaaaggaaagggaaaaaaactaggTTTAGTGGTAGGATAAGTACATGGGAAAAGCTGTCAAAGACTAGAAGCAGAGAGGAAATATTTATGAGATTACAAGTGTCAAGAAAATCTCTCTCTAATTTAAGCAtcagcttcaatatttgaccttGCAGTGAattgcctgaattaatttctttaagtattgaataGTTGCTATCTGtgaggtggctaaaattctagctagactgtctaaaaatctaatgaatggcagccaataaattagaagctttagcaagagtttagacttttaagcatttattaaggagcataagaatttggtgagaagagagaaagagacgaagatgccttcatctatctatctaagggagccagcatctctgttCCACTCCATGCAAGGTCCCAGCAAAGGAGAGCCAGCCTTgacccttcttcatcccacagctccaagctaattggccagtagctttgatcaacagtacccatgagcaaatgtcacttcctgacaccaaggaactgaccttccaaaccaCATGGTTTGTCCTCAGacatcttctcctcatggcagaattttcctacagtatctctccagcaaggggggggggggcgtcactccaattctcacagtcccccctgtgcttcaagtgaagaaacatggttttctcacatgaagcaataacattgcacatgcttatgactaactaagtaaaggtaatgaaaagagaaaaagaaattgagtgatgcattgacaaagactaaagggggcactccctttagcaggtggacattgcAAGCAGAAAAACTAacggggcactcccctttagtaagtggacatcacaaacagtgtatacaatgtgaaaaagaaaaacaggaaaatgtccactCGAGTCTttagaagtcttttctcagatgattcttgggatgtcgtCTGGGTGTAgacatggaatggaagtcttttaaGATGTTTCAGATGTGTGGGTGCTGGTAATGAGTCAGgcaaatttcctacaaaattgagcttaacacaactttaaatagctttgctaataatcaaatcaaacaatgagagttctcaaaaacatgtctaagggaattcagaatcttagttgttacacatgaaacatataataaaataattgaaacattctcctaaaacttaatattattacactcctctaaaacttaatattactacagtcccccttgtggagggtaacttgataagacaattgtgatattaattttaaaaataatttttatctttctttcatcactttttgcatcatctgcccaATTATCCTAATgctattatgagaaatta from Dromiciops gliroides isolate mDroGli1 chromosome 6, mDroGli1.pri, whole genome shotgun sequence encodes the following:
- the LOC122731762 gene encoding mas-related G-protein coupled receptor member X1-like; amino-acid sequence: MAVSPTSGEPEYVNDITTDRSTNGSSVSGDELAGWMDILSLAISLVGMVGNGIVLWLLGFHIQRTPFSVYILNLAAADTLLLCCSFLISIHRLVKYLDNSFSYEVVLYIKLMSYAVVLNLLAVISTERCLSVLFPIWYRCHRPKRMSAAVCAVLWTLHGLFWVAYFIVYFLIKYQYFIHILFIIEFVWFVLLTCVLCVSSLTLLLRVQCSSQRRHPPRLYLLVLLTVLVFLVCGLPLEIRFFIEYLSRISMHYWLAHLMACVNSSVNPIIYFFLGRQRHRRRESLKVILQRALGNEQELEGVLRDNPHTNSSETSF